The DNA region AGTCCTTGGCAAACGACTGGAGGAGAAAGGTTTTGATAAGGTAACGGCAAGCATATCTTGATTAACAGGTTTTGACAAGGTAACAGCAAGCTTATATTGATTAACAGGTTTTGACAGGGTAACAGCAAGCTTATCTTGATTAATAGGTTATTCACCAGTCTTTTAAATGAGTTATCAGAATGGCACTCAGCAGTAAAACTGGCTTCATCTTACAGTAACCCAAAATATTATGAAGATAAAGATAAGATGGGAGGTGTTGTCCATGATGGTAGATGCATTAAATGCATTAAACTCTATAATGTAGGAAAAAACAGGTtgcctcttttattttttactgcttgttGGCTACCAAACCTGTCTGGTTTTCATTTTGGCATGtctgacatttgtttgtgtgacaTTTCATCAAGCTTGATCTATTGTCAGTAAACTGTCCAGCCTTCAAAACAACAGGGCCACTGATGCAGGACGTCCTTGCTTTGCTTTTCTAATTGTGTGTTCATCTCTACCTCCACAGGCGTATGTCGTCCTCGGGCAGTTTCTAGTGctaaagaaagatgaggagCTTTTCCGGGACTGGCTGAAGGACACTTGTGGGGCAAATGCCAAACAACAAGGTGACTGCTTTGGCTGTCTTAAAGAATGGTGTGACGCCTTCCTATAAACCATTCAGCCATTGTTTTCTACTTTTGAAGTCCAAACTGTACATTATCTCTTCAGTGATCTTCAGCTACACCATATATATCAACCGACACTGTACACATTGAGGTTTTCTGAAgtcaacatatttttaaaagatgcTTATTGTGGTTGGTGTGTTGAAGAAATCCTGCAGCCTGAAAATCCCAAAAAGAAGTCACACACGCCCCTCTTATGGTCTTTGACAAATAAGTGTAGTTTTATAGTTGctaactctttctctcttaaacTTTTGACTGCTCTGACTTGTGGTAGTAAACAAACTGACTGAAAACATTAAAGGCATACTATGTAGCTTTTttctaaaaatcaataaatacgcTTCCAAAAATGACCCATATTAGTCAATACTTATGACCCACTAGAAGTGTGTGGTGTTATCATCTGTATCTACAAAGACTCTGCTCTTCTGCATTTccttattattttgctgtgttcatGATGTTTGTTAGCGTCAGCCTTCGGGCAATGGGTGTGTAGCTCCCAACCAAtaacagtgtgtttatttgtgctttagaacaaAATTGCTGTAACCACCaatcagaaaatatttaatttctctGATTGACAGCTTTGTTCTCTCTCGCTCGCTTGTGGTCTGTTTGCTCTGGTGTTTCATTGAGCCGGGGTGGAGGGGGCCAACTTTTGTGTTTACAAACAGCAGGTGACAGAACCTACATAGTAAACCTTTAATGATGACTCCTTTCTATTTCGATTTGGCAGTAAGTCAATGAACCAGCATACACATTATTGATGTTATGACATTTGGACATCTAAATGTAATGTAGTCATTATTAATGCAATGACAACTGTtgtttgacaagtcaaaatgtgtgcCACGAGAACGATCCATAGAGGAGACTCAGAAGGAATCTGTCTAATGTTCACTTTCGGGGGAGAGCTGCTCATGTTCATGACAGTCAGTTTGTCCAAGATCATAGGAATCCTGAATGTTTAAGGTGGAATTTTAAATTGATAGCACATCCATTGTTCATCATTCACTAAAACGTGTCTTTTCAAGCTCAACCTCAGCAGTTTGTTCATTGTTCAAACATTTTACCATTCTGGTGTAATCTTAGTTCACGCATTGTTCTTCCTTGAAATGTGATTTATCAGTACAATCTACTGGATGAATTTATACTTAAATTCAACTCCTGGgcttctttcctgtttttaaagccaTTGGAAAGTTGATGTAAGCTgtattagttgtttttttttaaatgacagagcATACCACAGTTTAGTATCCTATACTGTTATTCCATCAACaatttggtttgtctgtttgaATTGTTTTACAGACGATGTAAATGAATTATAAAGACACATGAAAACTGAACCTCAAAAACTGATGTCACACTGGTCTTTGCTgagaattatatatatattttgtaattatgAAAGATTTGCAATTTTAACTTCTTGAAACCTCACATCTGATCTGCTCAGCGCTGGTTTGAACCTGAAGATGTAAATGTGTACAAATAAAGATGCCAATGTTATAAACTCAAACACCAATAACGTGTCAGTATATCGCTGACAAGTGATACTATCAACTTAGTAGTGGGTTTCTACTGGATTAACTAGATAATACTTTTTCTTACAAAGCTTTTAGTACTTGCCTGAAGTTCTGGGGGTGGAAACAATTGATGTGGCTAGTTAGTGTGTTCAGTGACAGTCATGATGTAAGGAATCCATAGTATTGATTGAACGTTGCAGTGAATCTACACCAAATGCATTGCAAGTTTTTCATGCTATCGGGCATAAATCAGACTTTATGACAACATTGTCAAAATCATGTGGCGCCATCTTAATCAAAACACAGCCATGAAACACGAGTCAGCACTGTTTGTCCATTAACAGTAAAGTGGCTAAAGTAGCTGAATGCTCAGTAATCTGATTGAATGTGTTAGAAGCTTCAATAGAAATTGACCTTGGTTCTCAATTTGCAAATAAAAATCCGAACAAGATTGAGAAAAACTGTCCAGTAGTCTTGATTTAGATATAAGATGTCTTGTATTTGCCTATTTCCAATGGCTTTAAATGAAGATGGATACCacttatgtatgtattttgtaaCCTGAAGAAAACGTAAAGACTGTAATGTTATCTTTGACTGTCTCTCTAAACATTAGATGCCTTAATGCATGATAGTTTTAGCATATTATCCAGTCAGATAATCTATAAAATCTACAGTAGTGCATGTCAAAGCAGTTACCACATAACCTCACACTGAGTAATGCTGCACCCAGCAGTCTGTATGACAATGTAAGactacgttcacactgcaagccttAGTGCTCAATTTAGATTTATGAGCTGAGCAGaggataacaaaaaaaagagccagGTCTTTATTCTGATGTGACCGTTCAGACTGAAGTTGCATTGCAGAAAATCAGACCTGTATCTGATTGAGGTCCACATGAAGGTGGATTCAATTACAATTGAGAAGATCAAAATCTGTGTGATTTGTGCTGTTTACACGGTTATAAAGAAACATCCGAATCATGTGTAagtgggggaagaaaaaaaaaaaaatcagatttgggCCACTTCTGTCTGCAGTCTGAACGTAGCCTAACTGTTTTGTAGCCTGACCCTAGTGTTAAAACACTAGCTGATGTGTTTGCCTTTGACCATGAAAGCTTTcactttttatatttctcttattatggataaaaaataaaatggaagtATCAGAtttggacacttttttttttttacatcatcatTAAAGATTGCATttttatcaaataaaatcacaaatgaaagaaaacctTTGATGACATGAGGTTTTATTTCAATGCTTGATATTCCACGGTTGTTCTTTCGCCAAAGATCCAAATTGTGTTTATTGAAAATACATTGGTCAATTTTTGAAAAGGTCCAGAGCAGGGGTCCCCCcaaaaaatgaaacatgtcAAAGATGCCATGGAACGCGTGAAAGAATCACGTCAGGAAAGCAgtttcctttttgtgtgtgggtATGACTCAAAACAACTGAGCAATGGCCTGTACTCCTAGATGCAGAAATAACCATGGAAGAAGTGAAACCTTTTAATTAAAATTGGAACTCCCAAGTCATTCTCATCAGTCCTCTCTTTAAGTATATTATCCATGATCTGCTCTGGAGACCCTGATTAGTCAAAGTGATGATGTACACCTCTCTGTAAAAGTACTT from Scomber japonicus isolate fScoJap1 chromosome 13, fScoJap1.pri, whole genome shotgun sequence includes:
- the LOC128371540 gene encoding barrier-to-autointegration factor, encoding MSSTSQKHRDFVAEPMGEKPVNALAGIGEVLGKRLEEKGFDKAYVVLGQFLVLKKDEELFRDWLKDTCGANAKQQGDCFGCLKEWCDAFL